In Vibrio sp. 10N, the following proteins share a genomic window:
- the pcnB gene encoding polynucleotide adenylyltransferase PcnB produces the protein MNKKENSQKTHHVYSDISLQVYTRDEHNISRKQISDNALKVLYRLNGAGYDAYLVGGGVRDLLLGEQPKDFDIATNATPEQIKKLFRNCRLIGRRFRLAHIMFGRDIIEVATFRGHHQEQEKNVSQQSKDGMLLRDNVYGSIDEDAERRDFTINAMYYNIGDYSIHDYAGGVEDLEDRLIRLIGEPDVRYREDPVRMLRAIRFAAKLDFDIEEDTAAPIEDLAPLLRDIPSARLYEESLKLLQSGHGLETYHLMREYNLFQQLFPLIAPHFTEDYSSQSEQVLDLVLDATDERIEEGKRVNPAFMFAAMLWYPMMEHTKELMERGLSEYDAMMEASNIVLDEQVKSTAIPRRHTATIREIWQLQLRLPRRSGKRAFRLMELNKFRAGFDFLEMRGEIEGGEVAALAKWWGTFQSAGRNMRQAMVNDIGGSSSRSGSRRRRNPKAKKAKSAE, from the coding sequence ATGAATAAAAAAGAAAATTCCCAGAAAACTCATCATGTGTATAGTGACATATCATTACAAGTCTATACTCGTGACGAGCACAACATCTCGCGCAAGCAAATCAGCGACAACGCGTTAAAAGTCCTTTACCGCTTAAACGGTGCGGGTTATGACGCGTACCTCGTAGGTGGTGGCGTGCGTGATCTGCTGCTTGGAGAACAACCTAAAGATTTCGATATAGCGACTAACGCAACGCCAGAACAAATCAAGAAGCTATTTAGAAACTGTCGCCTAATCGGCCGCCGTTTCCGTCTCGCTCATATTATGTTTGGGCGTGACATTATCGAGGTCGCGACATTCCGAGGTCACCACCAAGAGCAAGAAAAGAACGTCTCTCAACAGAGCAAAGACGGCATGTTGCTGCGCGATAACGTCTACGGCAGCATCGATGAAGATGCCGAACGCCGCGACTTCACCATCAATGCGATGTACTACAACATCGGTGATTACTCGATTCATGATTACGCTGGCGGTGTCGAAGATCTCGAAGACCGTTTGATTCGTCTCATTGGCGAGCCGGATGTGCGTTATCGTGAAGACCCAGTGCGTATGCTGCGTGCGATCCGCTTCGCTGCGAAACTCGATTTTGATATCGAGGAAGATACGGCTGCACCGATTGAAGATCTCGCACCACTGCTGCGTGATATCCCGTCGGCACGCCTGTACGAAGAATCCCTGAAGCTGCTGCAATCGGGTCACGGTCTTGAAACCTATCACCTGATGCGTGAGTACAATTTGTTCCAACAGTTGTTCCCGCTTATTGCACCACACTTTACCGAAGACTATTCGTCACAAAGCGAACAAGTGCTTGATCTTGTGCTCGATGCCACTGATGAACGCATTGAGGAAGGCAAGCGCGTCAATCCTGCTTTCATGTTTGCGGCTATGCTGTGGTACCCGATGATGGAGCACACCAAAGAGCTGATGGAGCGCGGCCTGTCGGAATACGATGCGATGATGGAAGCCAGCAATATTGTGCTTGATGAGCAGGTGAAATCGACGGCAATTCCACGTCGTCACACCGCGACGATTCGCGAAATTTGGCAGCTACAGCTTCGTTTACCGCGCCGCTCTGGCAAACGCGCTTTCCGCTTGATGGAGCTCAACAAGTTCCGCGCTGGCTTCGACTTCCTCGAAATGCGTGGCGAAATCGAAGGTGGTGAAGTCGCCGCTTTGGCTAAATGGTGGGGCACATTCCAGTCAGCGGGGCGCAATATGCGTCAGGCTATGGTGAATGACATCGGCGGTTCAAGCTCGCGTTCTGGCTCACGTCGTAGACGCAACCCAAAAGCGAAAAAAGCCAAGAGTGCTGAGTAA
- the panC gene encoding pantoate--beta-alanine ligase, with product MQTFADIAELREQIAQLKREQRRIAFVPTMGNLHEGHLTLMRKARENADVVVASIFVNPMQFERADDLNNYPRTLEDDLSKLTAEGVDLVFTPTPEVMYPQGLDKQTFVEVPGISHMLEGASRPGHFRGVATIVAKLFNIVQPDVACFGEKDYQQLALIRQMVSDLAMNIEIIGVPTVREMDGLAMSSRNGYLTMDERQRAPVLAKTMRWVNSAIRGGRDDYASIVEDANDQLRAAGLHPDEIFIRDAHSLQAISESSTHAVILMSAFLGKARLIDNQVLELQQTQVESEASSEENQ from the coding sequence ATGCAAACTTTCGCTGATATTGCTGAACTTAGAGAGCAAATCGCTCAGCTAAAGCGTGAACAACGCCGAATTGCCTTTGTTCCGACTATGGGTAACCTACACGAAGGTCACCTGACGCTGATGCGCAAAGCTCGTGAGAACGCAGATGTAGTGGTGGCGAGTATTTTTGTTAACCCTATGCAGTTTGAACGCGCGGATGACCTCAACAACTATCCACGCACGCTGGAAGATGACCTCAGTAAGCTGACCGCAGAAGGTGTCGATTTGGTCTTCACACCGACACCAGAAGTGATGTACCCACAAGGCCTAGACAAACAGACCTTCGTTGAAGTACCGGGCATCTCACACATGCTAGAAGGCGCGTCGCGTCCAGGCCACTTTAGAGGCGTTGCCACCATCGTTGCTAAGCTGTTTAATATCGTGCAACCTGACGTGGCTTGCTTTGGTGAGAAAGACTACCAACAGCTGGCATTGATCCGTCAAATGGTGAGCGATCTGGCGATGAATATCGAGATCATTGGTGTGCCGACTGTCCGTGAAATGGACGGCCTAGCAATGAGCTCGCGTAATGGTTATCTCACTATGGATGAGCGTCAACGTGCGCCGGTACTTGCCAAAACCATGCGTTGGGTGAACAGTGCCATTCGTGGCGGCCGTGACGACTACGCGTCGATTGTCGAAGATGCCAATGATCAACTGCGTGCTGCAGGCCTGCACCCGGATGAGATTTTCATTCGAGATGCACACTCACTACAAGCGATCAGCGAAAGTTCGACTCATGCGGTCATTTTGATGTCCGCGTTCTTAGGTAAGGCACGCTTGATTGACAATCAAGTGCTTGAGCTCCAACAAACCCAAGTCGAATCTGAAGCTAGCAGCGAAGAGAATCAATAA
- a CDS encoding methyl-accepting chemotaxis protein, whose translation MTILAFKPWERLITDVRLVPKMLMLMIFSTVLLVSKQLWDASTFYDSLLAATQNEAVAQQHYEAYLIQVVWQTALMIVLFVALLMFAAKTMLKQTNYLSDAIKRMADKDLTVPVIMDCKDEYGDVARELEKTRVQLQDIIKTQVATSQELATLTEVMTLSMSETKESSQEEFQEIDQLATAMSEMTSTVQTVADHAHNASQLTEQASGQAETGQRFVQGTVTKMSELSNDISASAQAVNQVEERVESIGSVVGTIQGISEQTNLLALNAAIEAARAGEAGRGFAVVADEVRNLAQRTQQATVEIQEMISHLQSSANSAVELMEKSVVEAADGVELVTNAGAELDGIVSQVNQINDMNFQIATAAGQQSSVAEEMNQNLTNVRELVEASVTVVTELLETSEMMQNNAEELDGKIKSFRV comes from the coding sequence ATGACCATACTGGCATTTAAGCCTTGGGAGCGACTCATCACTGATGTTCGCCTTGTTCCTAAGATGTTGATGTTAATGATTTTTAGTACGGTATTGCTGGTAAGCAAACAACTTTGGGATGCCAGTACGTTTTATGACTCTCTGCTCGCGGCTACCCAAAATGAAGCGGTTGCCCAGCAGCATTATGAGGCCTACCTAATTCAAGTGGTGTGGCAAACGGCATTGATGATCGTCCTGTTTGTTGCGTTACTGATGTTTGCAGCGAAGACGATGCTCAAGCAGACTAACTACTTGAGTGATGCGATCAAACGTATGGCTGATAAAGATCTTACCGTCCCAGTGATCATGGATTGTAAAGATGAATACGGCGATGTGGCACGTGAACTCGAGAAAACGCGAGTTCAATTGCAAGACATTATTAAGACGCAAGTTGCGACATCACAAGAGCTGGCGACCCTGACTGAGGTGATGACGCTCAGCATGTCAGAGACCAAAGAATCTTCTCAAGAAGAGTTCCAGGAAATTGATCAACTGGCGACGGCGATGAGCGAAATGACATCGACCGTACAAACGGTAGCAGATCATGCCCACAATGCCTCTCAGTTGACTGAGCAAGCGTCAGGCCAAGCGGAAACGGGTCAACGCTTTGTACAAGGTACTGTGACTAAGATGAGTGAGCTGTCGAATGACATCTCTGCCTCTGCACAAGCGGTGAACCAAGTGGAAGAGCGCGTAGAGTCGATTGGCAGTGTTGTTGGTACTATTCAGGGCATTTCTGAGCAAACTAACCTACTTGCGCTTAATGCTGCTATCGAGGCGGCACGTGCGGGTGAAGCAGGGCGTGGCTTTGCGGTGGTAGCGGATGAGGTCCGTAACCTGGCTCAGCGCACTCAACAGGCGACCGTTGAAATCCAAGAGATGATTTCTCACCTGCAGTCGAGCGCGAACTCGGCGGTAGAGCTGATGGAGAAAAGTGTGGTTGAAGCGGCAGATGGCGTAGAGCTTGTTACCAATGCTGGTGCGGAACTGGACGGTATCGTTAGCCAAGTGAATCAAATCAATGACATGAACTTCCAAATCGCGACAGCGGCTGGCCAGCAAAGCAGTGTGGCGGAAGAGATGAACCAAAACCTGACTAATGTTCGTGAGTTGGTTGAAGCGTCAGTGACAGTGGTGACTGAGCTGCTTGAGACATCTGAGATGATGCAAAACAACGCGGAAGAGCTGGACGGAAAGATCAAATCATTCCGAGTTTAA
- a CDS encoding TIGR00153 family protein, which yields MPVNTIMGLFAKSPIKPLQRHVVCVTECCSHLVNFFETSSKGDWEKAAEIRAQISHLEKEADVLKREIRLKLPRGLFLPVDRSDMLELLTQQDKLANLAKDIAGRVYGRQLVIPAPLQENFIAYVKRCLDAANQAQKVINELDELLETGFKGREVTLVAEMIHQLDVIEDDTDAMQIQLRQQLMTLEQDMNPIDVMFLYKILEWVGGIADQAQRVGARLELMLSRS from the coding sequence ATGCCAGTAAATACAATTATGGGGTTATTTGCAAAGTCCCCTATTAAGCCTTTGCAGCGCCACGTTGTGTGCGTAACAGAATGTTGCTCTCATCTAGTAAACTTCTTCGAGACTAGCTCGAAAGGTGATTGGGAGAAAGCAGCGGAGATCCGTGCGCAGATTTCTCACCTTGAGAAAGAAGCCGACGTTTTGAAGCGTGAGATCCGTCTTAAACTACCACGCGGCCTGTTCTTGCCAGTAGACCGTAGCGATATGCTTGAGCTACTGACACAGCAAGATAAGCTTGCCAACCTTGCCAAAGACATTGCCGGTCGTGTTTACGGTCGCCAACTTGTCATTCCTGCGCCACTTCAAGAAAACTTCATCGCTTACGTGAAGCGTTGTCTTGATGCAGCCAACCAAGCTCAAAAGGTTATCAACGAGCTGGATGAACTGCTAGAGACGGGCTTTAAAGGTCGTGAAGTCACTTTGGTTGCAGAGATGATTCACCAACTCGATGTCATCGAAGATGATACCGATGCCATGCAAATCCAGCTTCGTCAGCAACTGATGACGCTCGAACAAGACATGAATCCTATCGATGTCATGTTCTTGTACAAAATTCTTGAATGGGTCGGCGGTATCGCAGATCAAGCTCAGCGCGTAGGCGCTCGTCTTGAACTCATGCTGTCTAGGTCTTAA
- the panB gene encoding 3-methyl-2-oxobutanoate hydroxymethyltransferase → MKKININDLMKWKNEGRKFATSTAYDASFAALFESQDMPVILVGDSLGMVLQGYNDTLPVTVEDIAYHTRAVRAGSPNCLLMADMPFMSYATPQQACENAATLMRAGANMVKLEGGDWLVDTVRMLTERAVPVCAHLGLTPQSVNIFGGYKVQGRDQKNADKMVRDALALQEAGAQIILLECVPAELAARITEVLDVPVIGIGAGNGTDGQILVMHDMFGISANYMPKFSKNFLAETGDMRSAVAKYIADVESGAFPDDAHTIA, encoded by the coding sequence ATGAAAAAAATCAACATTAACGACCTCATGAAGTGGAAAAACGAAGGTCGCAAATTTGCAACATCTACCGCGTATGATGCGAGCTTTGCGGCGTTGTTTGAAAGCCAAGACATGCCTGTTATTTTAGTCGGTGACTCACTCGGCATGGTACTGCAAGGCTACAATGATACCTTGCCAGTGACTGTCGAAGACATCGCCTATCACACGCGCGCAGTGCGTGCTGGTAGCCCGAACTGCTTGTTGATGGCTGATATGCCGTTTATGAGCTACGCAACCCCACAGCAAGCGTGTGAGAACGCAGCAACACTGATGCGCGCAGGCGCAAACATGGTGAAGCTAGAGGGCGGCGATTGGCTGGTTGATACTGTAAGAATGTTGACTGAGCGCGCGGTTCCCGTTTGTGCTCACCTAGGCCTGACACCACAGAGTGTTAATATCTTTGGTGGCTACAAGGTTCAAGGTCGCGATCAAAAGAATGCCGACAAGATGGTACGTGACGCACTCGCACTGCAAGAAGCGGGCGCTCAAATCATCCTACTTGAGTGTGTGCCTGCTGAACTCGCAGCGCGCATTACTGAAGTGCTTGATGTGCCAGTGATCGGCATTGGTGCTGGTAACGGCACCGATGGTCAAATCCTGGTCATGCATGACATGTTTGGCATTTCAGCGAACTACATGCCTAAATTCTCAAAGAACTTTTTGGCTGAAACGGGCGACATGCGTAGTGCCGTAGCTAAATATATTGCGGATGTGGAAAGCGGCGCTTTCCCAGACGACGCTCATACGATTGCCTAG
- a CDS encoding CYTH and CHAD domain-containing protein gives METEIELKFFVSPDFSETLLSKIAETKVLQHSCRELGNTYFDTPDNWLRQHDIGLRIRRFDDVFVQTMKTAGRVVAGLHQRPEFNAEHTSNDPDLTLHPLDIYPEGRSVEELQAQLVPIFATDFTREQWLIGMADGSQVEVAFDQGLVSSGDKTYPICEVELELKSGQTDALFTLARAFCEAGGIRLGNLSKAARGYRLAADYAGDPVKSLELVDTTDTDSVETCFIQSLEHALAHWHYHEQIYTEHESIEALHEISNALSFIRQTLTVYGSIVPRRASAIVRQELKWLEQELAWLKSYEHFETLLEDKGHVLRKLDARKFLVAELKEREQELPDREDMLRLIHSGRYAGLLLDLSRWILSRGWQPFLDDKAREKMAQAIKPFSEQQLARTWAELMDAFPPEKSLTRQEYIDQQYRLMRNLYTGVGFASLYSMEERNNFRLPWADLLQGIDDLLMLELLEQMVEKLEGEEREQLERWLRRQESSILHAMEQTRQISIEAEPYWLS, from the coding sequence ATGGAAACCGAGATAGAACTGAAGTTTTTTGTTTCTCCTGATTTTTCAGAAACTTTGCTCAGCAAGATTGCTGAAACAAAAGTACTTCAGCACAGTTGTCGCGAGTTAGGAAACACTTACTTCGACACCCCCGATAACTGGCTTCGCCAGCATGACATTGGTCTTAGAATTCGTCGTTTTGATGATGTCTTTGTGCAAACCATGAAAACCGCTGGTCGCGTCGTTGCGGGACTGCATCAACGTCCTGAGTTTAATGCCGAGCACACGTCAAACGACCCTGATCTGACTTTGCATCCCCTCGATATTTACCCAGAAGGGCGCAGTGTTGAAGAGCTGCAAGCCCAGCTAGTACCGATTTTTGCCACCGATTTTACCCGTGAGCAATGGTTGATTGGTATGGCGGATGGCAGTCAGGTGGAAGTGGCGTTTGACCAAGGTTTAGTGTCATCGGGCGATAAAACCTATCCGATTTGTGAAGTAGAGCTGGAGCTAAAATCGGGGCAAACCGACGCGCTATTTACGCTTGCTCGCGCCTTCTGTGAAGCGGGCGGCATCCGTCTTGGTAACCTAAGCAAAGCCGCGCGAGGCTATCGTCTAGCGGCGGATTATGCCGGCGATCCAGTGAAAAGCCTTGAGCTGGTCGACACCACAGATACCGACAGCGTTGAAACCTGCTTTATACAGTCTTTAGAGCATGCCTTAGCGCATTGGCACTATCATGAACAGATTTATACGGAACATGAGTCGATTGAAGCGCTGCATGAAATTAGCAACGCGCTGAGCTTTATTCGTCAAACCTTGACCGTATATGGCAGCATCGTTCCTCGTCGTGCCAGTGCTATCGTGAGACAAGAGCTGAAATGGCTAGAGCAAGAGTTAGCTTGGCTAAAAAGCTATGAACATTTTGAAACACTTTTGGAAGACAAAGGACATGTCTTACGTAAGTTAGATGCACGCAAGTTCTTGGTTGCTGAGTTAAAAGAGCGCGAGCAGGAGTTACCGGATCGTGAAGATATGCTGCGCCTCATTCATTCGGGTCGTTATGCTGGACTATTGCTCGACTTGAGTCGATGGATCCTATCTCGCGGTTGGCAGCCATTTTTAGATGACAAAGCTCGCGAGAAAATGGCTCAGGCCATTAAACCGTTCTCAGAGCAGCAACTGGCTCGCACCTGGGCTGAGCTAATGGATGCGTTCCCGCCAGAGAAGTCACTGACGCGTCAGGAATACATTGACCAGCAGTACCGCTTGATGCGAAACCTGTACACCGGGGTCGGATTTGCCAGTCTGTATAGCATGGAAGAGCGCAACAACTTCCGTTTGCCTTGGGCCGACTTGCTGCAAGGTATTGATGATTTGTTGATGTTAGAGCTATTAGAGCAGATGGTTGAAAAACTGGAAGGTGAAGAGCGAGAGCAGCTTGAACGCTGGTTGCGTCGCCAAGAGAGCTCAATTCTTCATGCTATGGAACAAACGAGACAGATCAGTATCGAAGCCGAACCTTATTGGTTGAGCTAA
- a CDS encoding TIGR04211 family SH3 domain-containing protein, producing MKKLICMIMVSLLAAPAALAQDRYIADKLFTYLHSGPSAQYRIIGSINAGDKVQLLSSNRETGYSQVQDSRGRKGWVESKFVTTQESMAVRLPRLEKELTQVKAQLSTARETADSEKGGLVSSLEARNKQIAELEQNYSDISTQLTSSQTEIRELRAKLDTQKEDLLLRYFMYGGGVAGIGLIFGLILPHVIPRRKKSPNGWA from the coding sequence GTGAAAAAACTGATCTGCATGATCATGGTGTCGTTACTCGCTGCTCCTGCAGCGCTGGCTCAAGATCGATATATTGCTGACAAGCTATTTACCTACTTGCACTCAGGGCCAAGCGCTCAGTATCGCATCATCGGCAGCATTAACGCTGGTGACAAAGTGCAACTCCTATCCTCTAACCGTGAAACGGGCTACTCGCAAGTTCAAGACAGCCGCGGCCGTAAAGGCTGGGTAGAGTCGAAGTTCGTTACCACACAGGAAAGCATGGCGGTACGCCTACCTCGCCTTGAGAAAGAACTGACGCAAGTTAAAGCTCAGCTATCGACTGCACGCGAAACAGCGGACAGCGAAAAAGGCGGCCTAGTCAGCTCACTAGAAGCACGTAACAAGCAAATTGCTGAACTGGAGCAAAACTACTCTGATATCAGCACACAGCTAACGTCTTCTCAAACTGAAATCCGTGAGCTTCGCGCCAAGCTGGATACGCAAAAAGAAGACCTACTACTTCGCTACTTTATGTACGGTGGTGGTGTTGCGGGTATCGGCCTTATCTTTGGCTTGATCCTTCCGCATGTTATCCCACGTCGTAAGAAGAGCCCTAACGGCTGGGCGTAA
- a CDS encoding inorganic phosphate transporter, protein MDILANYGTILILVAAMFGFLMAIGIGANDVANAMGTSVGSKALTVKQAIIIAMIFEFAGAYLAGGEVTDTIRKGVIETSLFAHQPDVLVFGMMSSLLAAGTWLLLASYMGWPVSTTHSIIGAIIGFACVSVGTEAVDWGSVKGIVGSWVITPVISGFFAYVIFVSAQRLIFDTEKPLFNAKRFVPVYMFITTMVIALVTIKKGLKHVGLHLEGMEAWLWAAGVSSLVMIGGYIYIQRKFADREEDHGFSGVEGIFSVLMVITACAMAFAHGSNDVANAIGPLSAVVSTVEHMGEITAKSTIAWWILPLGGIGIVVGLATMGHKVMATVGTGITELTPSRGFAAQLATACTVVLASGTGLPISTTQTLVGAVLGVGFARGIAALNLGVVRNIVASWVVTLPAGALLAVVFYYMMQAVFGA, encoded by the coding sequence ATGGATATTCTTGCAAACTACGGCACTATCCTGATTCTTGTTGCGGCGATGTTCGGTTTCCTTATGGCGATCGGTATCGGTGCAAACGATGTTGCCAATGCAATGGGTACTTCTGTTGGCTCTAAAGCTCTAACAGTTAAGCAAGCTATCATCATCGCGATGATCTTCGAATTCGCCGGCGCATACCTTGCTGGCGGTGAGGTAACAGACACTATCCGTAAGGGTGTGATTGAAACTTCGCTGTTTGCTCACCAGCCAGACGTTCTTGTATTCGGTATGATGTCGTCGCTATTGGCGGCAGGTACTTGGCTATTGCTCGCTTCTTACATGGGCTGGCCTGTATCAACCACTCACTCAATCATTGGTGCGATCATCGGTTTCGCTTGTGTGTCTGTGGGTACTGAAGCGGTTGACTGGGGGTCAGTGAAAGGCATCGTAGGTAGCTGGGTTATCACGCCAGTGATTTCAGGCTTCTTCGCTTACGTAATCTTCGTCAGCGCACAGCGCCTGATTTTCGATACCGAGAAGCCACTGTTTAACGCTAAGCGCTTTGTTCCAGTCTACATGTTCATCACAACCATGGTGATCGCTCTAGTAACCATCAAGAAAGGCCTGAAACACGTAGGTCTGCACCTTGAAGGTATGGAAGCGTGGCTATGGGCAGCAGGCGTTTCGTCTCTGGTTATGATTGGCGGTTACATCTACATCCAACGTAAGTTTGCAGACCGTGAAGAAGACCATGGCTTTAGTGGCGTAGAAGGTATCTTCAGCGTACTCATGGTTATCACTGCCTGTGCGATGGCGTTTGCACACGGTTCAAACGACGTAGCGAACGCGATTGGTCCACTGTCTGCTGTTGTTTCAACGGTTGAGCACATGGGCGAAATCACCGCGAAGAGCACTATCGCATGGTGGATCTTGCCACTAGGTGGTATCGGTATCGTTGTCGGCCTTGCGACTATGGGTCACAAAGTAATGGCAACCGTGGGTACTGGTATTACTGAGCTAACACCTAGCCGCGGCTTCGCTGCGCAGTTAGCAACAGCTTGTACCGTTGTTCTAGCGTCGGGTACTGGCCTTCCTATCTCAACCACACAGACACTCGTTGGTGCGGTATTGGGGGTTGGTTTTGCTCGTGGTATCGCAGCACTTAACCTAGGTGTTGTCCGTAATATCGTCGCTTCTTGGGTAGTCACTCTACCTGCTGGTGCACTCCTTGCAGTCGTATTCTACTACATGATGCAAGCGGTATTTGGTGCATAA
- the rpoS gene encoding RNA polymerase sigma factor RpoS — MSISNAVTKNENFDVNSQTVDVVEPTLTNDDARAEAEDKDLYDASAKSLDATQLYLGEIGFSPLLTAEEEVLYARRALKGDEAARKRMIESNLRLVVKISRRYSNRGLALLDLIEEGNLGLIRAVEKFDPERGFRFSTYATWWIRQTIERALMNQTRTIRLPIHVVKELNIYLRTARELSQKLDHEPTAEEIAQKLDKPVSDVSKMLRLNERISSVDTPIGGDGEKALLDIIPDSTHSDPEVSTQDDDIKSSLIHWLDELNPKQKEVLARRFGLLGYEPSTLEEVGREINLTRERVRQIQVEGLRRLRDILVKQGLNMESLFNFDDD, encoded by the coding sequence ATGAGTATCAGCAATGCAGTAACCAAGAACGAAAACTTCGACGTCAATAGTCAAACCGTTGATGTTGTTGAACCCACACTGACTAACGACGACGCCAGAGCAGAAGCTGAAGACAAGGACTTGTATGACGCTTCCGCGAAAAGTTTAGATGCCACTCAGCTCTATCTTGGCGAAATCGGTTTCTCTCCACTTTTGACCGCAGAAGAAGAAGTACTGTACGCACGACGCGCGCTCAAGGGCGACGAAGCTGCTCGCAAGCGCATGATTGAAAGTAACTTGCGATTAGTGGTTAAGATCTCTCGACGCTACAGTAATCGTGGCCTGGCGCTTCTAGATTTGATCGAAGAAGGTAACCTTGGTCTGATCCGCGCCGTAGAGAAATTTGACCCTGAGCGTGGTTTCCGCTTCTCTACTTACGCGACGTGGTGGATCCGTCAAACCATTGAGCGTGCACTGATGAACCAAACGCGCACGATCCGTCTGCCGATTCACGTAGTAAAAGAGCTTAATATTTACCTGCGCACCGCACGTGAGCTGTCTCAGAAGCTCGACCATGAGCCAACAGCAGAAGAGATCGCACAGAAGCTGGATAAACCGGTGAGTGACGTGTCTAAGATGCTGCGCCTTAACGAGCGTATTAGCTCAGTCGATACGCCTATTGGTGGCGACGGTGAGAAGGCACTACTGGATATCATTCCAGACTCCACACACTCAGACCCAGAGGTCTCAACCCAAGATGACGATATTAAATCATCACTTATCCACTGGCTTGATGAACTGAATCCGAAACAGAAAGAAGTATTGGCACGCCGCTTTGGCTTGCTCGGCTATGAGCCTTCAACATTGGAAGAGGTGGGTCGAGAAATTAATCTGACTCGTGAGCGTGTTCGTCAAATCCAGGTAGAAGGGCTTCGTAGATTACGCGATATTTTAGTGAAGCAAGGGTTGAACATGGAATCTCTGTTTAACTTTGATGACGACTAA
- the folK gene encoding 2-amino-4-hydroxy-6-hydroxymethyldihydropteridine diphosphokinase, with protein sequence MTICYIAIGSNLSDPVSQAKVAIEALKTLPKSELLACSSLYSSTPMGPQDQPDYINAVAKVSTELTPLELLDCTQAIELERGRVRKDERWGPRTLDLDIILYGNEVIDSERLTVPHYGMKQREFVLYPLMEIAPNLQLPDGTELTALIDQVDRNGLRVWQS encoded by the coding sequence ATGACCATTTGCTACATTGCGATTGGCAGTAATCTGTCTGATCCTGTCTCACAAGCCAAAGTGGCCATTGAGGCACTAAAAACATTACCTAAGAGCGAGCTACTGGCTTGCTCTTCCCTTTACAGCAGCACACCGATGGGGCCACAAGATCAGCCCGACTACATCAATGCTGTGGCAAAGGTATCTACCGAATTAACGCCTTTGGAACTGCTCGATTGCACTCAAGCTATCGAACTGGAACGTGGGCGCGTCCGTAAAGATGAGAGATGGGGCCCAAGAACTCTCGATCTCGACATCATTCTTTATGGCAATGAGGTGATCGATTCCGAGCGCTTAACCGTTCCACACTACGGGATGAAACAACGTGAGTTTGTTCTCTATCCGCTTATGGAAATCGCACCAAATTTACAACTCCCTGATGGGACTGAGCTCACTGCACTTATCGACCAAGTCGACCGCAACGGGCTCAGAGTTTGGCAATCCTAG